The stretch of DNA GTGACAAGTAGCTATGAAGCGCGTGCAAAAGGTGTGAAGACGACAATGACACTTTGGCAGGCAAAACGTTTATGTCCAGAGCTAATTGTTAGACGCCCTAACTTTCCTCTATACCGCCAAACATCTATTGCTATGTTTCAAATCTTATCTCGATATGCCTCACTCGTTCAGCCTGTTTCGATTGATGAAGGATATATGGATATAACTAGTAGTAGTGATCTAGGGTCACCGGTTGAAATAGCGAAGCAAATTCAGTTCGATATTATGAATGAATTAGACTTACCATGCAGTATTGGTGTAGCACCGAATAAATTTCTTGCAAAAACCGCCTCAGATATGAAGAAGCCAATGGGGATTACTGTATTACGTAAGCGTGATGTACAAACAAAGTTGTGGCCACTTCCAGTTGTGGAGATGCATGGGATAGGAGAAAGAACCGCTGAAAAATTGAATTCTGTACATATTCAAACTATCGGTGAATTAGCAAATGCAGATGACTATACTTTAAAAGAGTTACTCGGTATTAATGGCATTCGTCTGAAAGAGAGAGCAAATGGGATTGATAATAGTGTCGTAGATCCAGATGCTCTGTCAGACTTCAAAAGCATCGGTAATTCTAAAACATTACCAGACGATACGACAGATGAAGCGCAAATCCGTCTTGTATTGCAGGAGTTGTCTAGTTCAGTAGCGAAACGAATGAACCGTCAAGGTATGGTGAGTTGGAATATTCAATTAACGATGCGCTATCATGATCGAAAAACGATTACACGTAGCCGTAAACTATCTCAAAGTATAGATAAGGAAGCTGACATTTTTGAAGCAGCTTATTACTTGTTCAATGAGCATTGGAATGATAAGCCTATTCGATTATTAGGTGTGACAGCACAGCAATTAGAAGAAAAGGCTGAAGCATTTCGTCAACTTGATCTTTTTTCATATACAGAAGAAGTAAAGAAAGAGCCATTGTATGAAACTATACAGTCTATACGTGATAAGTATGGAGAAAATAGTATTAAAAAGGGGAAAGATGTGAGGACGAAGCGGAATGTAGAGGGCGGTGAGAAGCATAAAGGTACGAGCTTCCAAAAGGATTTTTTACGCCATTACCGTTTTGGTAGTAAAGAAGAGCAATAAATGACGGAGGAAAGAGCATTGGATTTTTTATTTTTAGGAACAGGTGCAGGAATTCCTGCAAAGGAGCGGAACGTATCATCAATTGCACTCAACATGAACCAAGAGCGCGGATCTGTCTGGCTGTTTGATTGTGGTGAAGCAACACAACATCAAATTTTACATACATCAATACGTCCACGACGAATTGAGCATATTTTTATTACACATCTTCATGGTGATCACATTTTTGGATTACCAGGTTTGCTCGGGAGCCGTTCGTTTCAAGGTGGAACGTCACCTTTAACCATTTTTGGACCAGAAGGGTTAGCTACATTCGTTGAAACAGCACTCTCTGTTAGTCAAACACATTTGAAGTATCCACTTCAGATTATTGAAGGAAAAGAAGGAATCGTTTTTGAAGACAAACTGTTTTCGGTTGAAATGCAGAAGCTATCACATGGCATACCTAGTTATGGGTATCGAGTTGTCGAAAAGGATAAACGTGGTGAATTACTTGTTGAGAAATTAAGAGATAGAGGTGTGCATCCAGGACCGATCTATCAGCAATTAAAAGAAGGTCAAACAGTTAAGCTAGATAGTGGAGAAATATTGAATGGAAACGATTATCTAGGTCCAGCAAAAGCTGGTAAAAAAATTGCTGTGTTAGGAGATACTCGTCCATGTGAAGCGTCACTATCGTTGGCACAGGATGTAGATGTGCTAGTTCACGAGGCTACATTCGCTGATGCAGATAGAGAAATTGCACATCAATATTTCCATTCTACTGCTACACAAGCAGCTGAAATAGCGAAAAAGGCGAATGTTAAGAAACTTATACTTACACATATAAGCTCACGATATCAAATTAAAGGAGCTCAACAGTTGAAAGAAGAAGCAGAGTCTATTTTTCCACATACGGACGTTGCAGAAGATTTTTCAAAATATAATATTTAATAAAGGGGTTTGGAATATTCCAAGCTTCTTTTTTGTAAACAGGAAATATAGTAATGCTATCGAATACATTAGTAATATGCTGTATAGAGCAAATTAAATGTGAATAAAAGCACATGTGTAGGATTCATTCTATGTAGATAGTGTTTTCTTTGACATCGTAAAAAATTGGTATTATGATATGATTAAACGTTTAATAAATTCGACATAAAGATTATTAATTTATTTATTATGATTCAAACTTCAGGTTATAAAATAATATTATCAGTGAATGGAACATGAAAAATTTAGTGTATAAGGAGTGAGGGAAAATGTTAGTGATGGATCAAGTAGCTTCAGAAGTGGAAGAAATTATTGAAAAGCAAAAAAGCTATTATTATAGCCAAAAAACTAAACCTGTTTCATTCCGTTTAAAACAACTACAAGCGTTAAAAGATGGAATAAAAAAATATGAGACAGATGTAAATGATGCTTTGAAGAAGGATTTGAATAAATCTGAGTTCGAGGCGTATAGTACAGAACTTGGTATTGTATATGAGGAAATTAGTTTTTCAATTAAAAATCTGAAAAAATGGGTGAAACCGAAAAAAGTAAAAACGGCTCTAACACATGTGGGGTCAAAAGGATATATCATGCCTGAACCGTATGGAGTAACGTTAATCATCGCTCCGTGGAATTATCCTTTTCAACTGGCGTTATCTCCGTTAGTAGGGGCAATTGCAGCGGGAAATACTGCTGTATTAAAACCATCTGAGTTAACACCTACAGTTTCTGCAGTGATTACTCGCATCATAAGTGAAGTATTTCCTTCTGAGTACATTGAGGTCATTGAAGGCGGAGTGGAAACAAGCCAAACATTATTAGAACAACCATTTGATTATATATTCTTTACAGGTAGTGTACCAGTTGGCAAGATTGTAATGGAAGCAGCTTCGAAACAACTTATTCCATTAACGCTTGAACTAGGTGGAAAGAGCCCATGCATTGTTCATCATGATGCAAATATTAAACTTGCAGCAAAACGAATTGTGTTTGGAAAATACACGAATGCTGGTCAGACGTGTATTGCTCCTGATTATTTGTTAGTTCATGAAAATGTTAAAGAGGCACTGGTTGAAGAAATGAAGCAAGTAGTTGCTGAATTTTATGGATCAGAACCAATTAAAGATGACAAATATGGGAAAATTGTGAATGAACCTCATTTTGATCGAGTAGCATCATATTTGAATGACGGACAAATTGTTTTCGGTGGTAAAACAGATAGAGACACTTTAAAAATTGAACCTACCTTCATCGAAGGAGCGAGTTGGGACTCACCTGTTATGCAGGATGAAATCTTCGGCCCTATTTTTCCAATGTTCACATATTCCGACCTTTCCGAAGTGATTGAGAAAGTGAATAACCGTCCTAAACCGCTCGCTTTATATTTATTTACACAAAGTGATGAAGTTGAGAGATTAATAAACTCTTCAATTTCATATGGTGGAGGTACTGTGAACGATACGTTAATGCATATTGCAACACCGTATTTACCGTTTGGTGGTGTTGGAGAGAGTGGTATGGGTAGTTATCATGGAGAAGGAAGCTTCCACGCATTTTCACATATGAAAAGTGTCTTAAAGCAAACGACTCGCTTTGATATGAGCTTCCGTTATCCATCTGCAAAGAATGGTCTTGCAATGGTGAAACGTTTCTTTAATTAAGAGTGTGAAAATAGTGAATCCATTTTATATACGACATGAAATAAATTGAAAATAAAACACCTTCGAGTTGATCATGCATCAATATCTCGGAGGTGTTCTTTGCATTGTTGAAAAACAAAAGTTACGATACTTTGTTTAATTCTTAATTTCACACTCAAGAATAAATTATGAGAATTCATCTTTCAATAATAGATTGGATCAATTATAATAAATATAATCTTTCAAATGAGGTGAATTGGATGACTTATCGTATTGTTCGAAGTAATTAGTTTTCGGGCTGAAAAAAAACGCGTACCAGCTAGCAAGGGGGAAGTATGCCCTTTTTATGAAAACTCAATTTTTGAACAGTGTCGTTATCCATTACAATACGTACAAAAACAAGGCACTGGACTGTTAGTTTATTTAACATATCCTTAAGCCTTGTTTTTTATTTGAAAGGAAGTTAAACAATTATGAATGAATTAGAATATCAAAATTTTTATGATAAAGTTGGAGAAATAAATGGTTGGGATTTCAGTCAATTGAAATGTACTTCAGAAGGGGTTAAATGGGACTTTTACGAAGAAGTATTGAAAAGGTGTCAGCGTTCAGATGTATTTCTTGATATTGGTACAGGTGGAGGGGAAAATATATTGGGAATTTCCTCATCAGTACATTCTCTCGTTGGAATAGATCTTTCTAAAGGAATGATGAAAACGGCTCAGGCTAACTTAGAAAAGTCTGGTGTATCGAATGTTCGTTTTTATCAAATGTCTGCTGATCATTTACAATTTCCTGTTGATTTTTTTGATGTAGTTTCTTGTAACCATTCTCCTTTTAGTTCAACTGAAGTTTCAAAGGTATTAAAGGAAGGTGGAACCTTTTTAACTCAACAAGTCAGTGAAGCTGATAAACTAAATTTAAAAAGAGCATTTGGTCGTGGACAATCCTTTAAAGTAGTGGATGGAACATTGAAGGCACGATATGTTCAACAATTATCAGATGCAGGTTTTTCTAACATACAAACATTTGAATATGATGCGGTAAATTATTATCAAACGCCTGAAGACATCATATTTTTGTTAACACATACTCCTATCATACCTAATTTTGGGGAAGATAAGCAGGACTTAGAATTATTGAAAAGATTCATCGAACAGAACAATACGAAGAAAGGGATTCGTACGAATTCCAAACGGTTTATGATCATTGCTAAAAAGTAAGAAGTTAATTATAAAATGTTTCTGAGCTAAGCCCCTACTTAATAAATTTAAGTGGGGGTTTTTCTTTTTCCACCACTGATATTTAGTTGAAACATTATAAATTAAAAAATAAAATTCATTTGTTTTGTCACAAACAAACCTCCTCACTCGTTATAAGGATAAGGAGGCGAAAAGTAATGAAGACAATTGTTATTTTAGGCGGCGGTTATGCTGGGATTAATTTAATCAACAATTTAAAGAAAGAGCTTAAAAATGAATTAGGTTCATCTGTAAAAATTATTTTAATAGATAAAAATTCTTATCATTATCGAAAGTTACTGTTAGTGAAAACAATTACAGAGGATGTCGATAAGTTAAAAATAGCTATTCCATTTCAGGATTATCTTTCAGAAGGAATTGAGTTCATTCAAGGAGAAATTGTAAGCTTAAATAGGAGTGCAAGAGAAGTAAATGTTAGGGTAGAAGATAATCAGATCGCCAATGTTCCTTATGATTATTTAGCTATTACACTTGGAAGTATTGTAAAGGAGTATGACGAAATTATTGGAGGAGAAACACTCAGAGATGAAGCAAGTGCACATAAAATAAGAAACGAATTAATAGATTTTTTGGATAGAACAAAAAAACAATCTGAGGATAGCATACAAAATAACGACTTGAAAGTTGCAGTTGTTGGTGGAGGTATTTCTGGAATTGAAACTGCTTGTGAATTGGGTGTTTGGTTACAAGGACAGTCTCGGGTATATGGAATTGATCCTGATGCCGTAGAAGTTCTTCTGTTTGATTCTAAGTCACGTGTTTTACATCAAGCACCTGAGCACATTAGTAGTAAATTAGAAAAAAAGATGGAAAGCTTAGGTGTAACGTTTATTTCAAACACGAGAGTAAAGCAATATAGAGATGGACGAATAATCTGTGATAATGGGAAGATGTATGAAGTGGGAAGTTGTATCATTACGAACGGGGTAGAAGTCAGTCCAGTAATAAAACAATTGAATCTCCCACTTTCTAATCATAATCAATTAATTGTTAACGAATGTTATGAAATAACGGGGATTCCGAATGTTTATGCAATTGGAGACTGTGCTCAAATCATTGATACAACAACAAATGAATGTGATGGAATGACTTGTAAGGAAGCAATACCTCAATCTCTAAGACTAGCAAAGATCATCAAGAATAGGTTGAATAATCATTCCAAGCAAATTATTCATAAAGGTTTACCTTATAAGTTATTTTTTATTAGCTTAGGACCAAATGACGGTTTTGTGTGGGCTCAAAAATGGGGGATGAATTTTACTTTATCAGGTCAAATTGGATTAAGGCTCCGCAAATTCACATGGGATCTGGCGAGTTTAGTAAAGGAAAGGTGATTGGCAATGGAAAGTTCTTTAGTTCAGCAATTATTCATTGATTACAAATCGCTTCTTCATTCTCTTGCTTATAAAATGACAGGGAGTGTTAGCGATGCTGAAGATATAGTCCAAGATGTATTCACTCAACTAAAAACGTATGAATTACAGCATCAACAAAATACAAAAGCATTTCTATGCAAATTAGTTACGAACCGCTGTCTAGATTTACTCAAATCATCAAGGAAAAAGAAAGAGCTGTATGTTGGAACGTGGTTACCTGAGCCGCTCGTCTCAAATCATGACCCAATGAATGAAGTGATAGTAGAAGAAGAAATCTCTATTGCACTTCTCATCCTATTTGAATCCTTAAATCCTGTAGAAAGAGCCGTTTTTGTTCTTAGAGAAGTGCTAGAATATGACTATAAGACGATTGCTGATATCGTCCAAAAATCTGAAAGTAACTGTCGGAAAATTTTGAGTAGAATAAAAAAAGAGCTCCCCAACTTAGAGCATGAATTAGTAATGCCACCTCCGAAAGAGCATGAAGAAACAGTCTTGACATTTATTTCAGCATTTCAAAAGGGAGATGTAACTCAGCTTATCAATAATCTTCATGAAAACGTTATTTATTATGCAGATGGTGGAGGTAAAAAGGCTGCAGCATTACGACCAATTGTTGGAAGAGAGAGTGTTGTTTTAGTATTTGGTTCTCTTTCTAAAATACTTGCGAATGATAGCTATCAAATTTATTTTAGTAAAGTGAATGGTCAGACTGGTCTAACGATAATTGATCCAGATGGTTCTAAGTCAGTAGTAGCTTTTCAAGTTGAAGAAGATAAAATTAAAAATATTTACTATTGTGCTAACCCAGATAAAGTAAATCACCTGCAATAGATGATATATAATATAAAGAGTATATTTACCACGTTTCAACTAACGCTAAGACTCCCACTTTAAAACTTAGGAGAATCAACGAAGTTTAAGTTGGAGAGGGTCATAGTCATACCCTTGTGGTAACAGACATCAGTCATTACCTGATTGGTTCAACTAACTATCTGTGGAGGATGAAGGAATACCTTCACGGATGGAAGTTTCACTTTATGTGGAAGTCATAAATTTAAAGACCAAACGTTGTAGTTCTAACCACAATGTTTGGTCTTTATTTCAGTTTATCACGTTTCAACTGACGCTAAGACTCCCACTTCAAAACTTTGGAGAATCAACGAAGTTTAAGTGGGAGAGGGATTTGATCATACCCTTGTGGTATAAGCGTCAGTAATTACCTGATTGGATCACTTTATTTTTTATTACAAATATGGATTCTCGTGTTTTGCTTTTAGTTGTAACCATCGTCTTTCAACTTCGTTTTCAAAACTCTTCAACATGTCTGCATTTTGTTCTTTTAATAAGTGTTTGGCTTTTCCCATATAAGTAAGCCATTCGCTTAATGGAATACGTTTTTTCTTTGCATCAGGGTCATGTGTAATCATTGTTTCGCCACGCTCAACTTCATATAGTGGGAAGAAACAAGAGTTAACGGCATTTTCCATAATTTTTGTTCCGTAGCGGTCCTCAGACTTCCAGTTAAGTGGACACGTAATTAATATTTTTCCATAAACGAGTCCTTCATTTTGTGCATACCATTGTGCTTTTGCAGCCTTTTTTACTAAGTCTTGTGGAAAGGCTTCAGAGCCAGTAAATACATATGGAATATTTGTTGATGCCATAATTTGGGCTGTATCTTTATGGTGAAAGGCTTTCCCTTGTTGAGTTTTTCCAACACCTGTTGTACTTGTCATATGACCGAGCGGTGTAGAATAAGACATTTGCGAACCTGTATTCATATATCCTTCGTTATCATACTCAAGTAAGATCATTTTATGGTTGCGCATTGCTGTTCCGATCGCAGAACCCATTCCGATATCCATACCGCCATCACCAGTAATCATCACAAATGTTACATCATCAGCTACATCAATTTCACCACGACGTTTCATTTCATGGAATGCCTCTAGTGTGCCTGAAAGTGTAGCAGGTCCATTTTGGAATAAGTTATGGATGGTCGGTTGTTTATGTGAGCTGTACGGATAAGAAGTCGTTACAACATACGCACAACCCGTTTGGAACAAGATGACTGCATCACCTTCAATCCCTTTGAAAAATAATTCTAACGCAGGGAAAATTCCACACCCTGGGCAAGCTCCATGTCCAGAAGCGAGTCGTTTCGGTTTCGTAGTTAACTGACGAAGAGGAGGAATACGTACTTTTAACTTACCTGTTTCTTCATCAGGAGTAACTTTAATTAGTCCTGTTTTATATGCATCACCGTGAAGTGGTTCAATCGCTTGTTGAAGTCGATTTTCTTCTTTACCAACAGTGTGACCGTAGTAGTCAAATGACTTTTTAGCATAGCCATTTTCAGCCGTTTCAATTGCAAGGTTGAAGAAATGTAAAGCATCTTCAGCAAAGAAATCTTTTCCTCCGATCCCGAAGACACGACTTAAGACGATTGTTTCGTTATCTTTATCCTCTTGTAAAGCAGATTTTACTTCATGTGTTAAGTTTGGACCGTTTCCACCATACGAATCAGCACGTTCTGCAACTAATAATGCTTTAACATTTTTTAGAGCATTGCGAATTGCTTCAGAAGGGAAAGGTCGAATCATATTAGGGCTTACGATACCTGCTTTAACCCCTTGTGCACGTAGAGTATCAACCGCATCTTTCGCTGATTCGGCAGCCGAATTCAGTAGAAATAATGCAACTTCAGCATCTTCCATTTTATATAAATCAAGCATAGGGTATTCACGTCCAGACAGAAGAGCATATTCCTTAGCTACTTCTTTGAAAACAGATCCTGCTTGATATAATGCTTCTGATTGCTGGAAGTTGTTATTAATTAAGTCGTTGCCATCCATATGTGCCCCGATTGTGACTGGATTCTCAAAATCTAATGCATTTGCATATCCTTCTGGTCGTTCACCGACAAATTTTTGCACAGTGGAACGATCAGAGAAATATTGAACTTTACGTTTTTGATGTGATGTGAAGAAACCATCATATGCTACGATAACGGGAAGACGCACATCAGAGTGTTCGGCAATTTTTAGTGCCATAATGTTCATGTCATAGACAGCTTGTGGTGTTTGAGCTGTCAAGATAACCCAACCTGTATTCAATCCATAATAGAGGTCAGAATGATCACCGCGAATATCAAGAGGACCACTAATTGCACGAGTGACAAGGTTCATTACCATTGGGAATCGAGTACCAGATTGAACAGGCAGTTGTTCAAGCATATACATAAAACCATTTGCACTTGTTGCGTTGAATACACGTGCCCCTGCGGCCGAAGCACCATAACAAATCCCAGCTGAACCATGTTCACCGTCTGCTGCAATTAACGTAATATCATGTT from Bacillus solimangrovi encodes:
- a CDS encoding DNA polymerase IV → MKEMYPKQGRVILHVDMNSFYASVEMANDPSLKGKPLAIAGNPKERRGIIVTSSYEARAKGVKTTMTLWQAKRLCPELIVRRPNFPLYRQTSIAMFQILSRYASLVQPVSIDEGYMDITSSSDLGSPVEIAKQIQFDIMNELDLPCSIGVAPNKFLAKTASDMKKPMGITVLRKRDVQTKLWPLPVVEMHGIGERTAEKLNSVHIQTIGELANADDYTLKELLGINGIRLKERANGIDNSVVDPDALSDFKSIGNSKTLPDDTTDEAQIRLVLQELSSSVAKRMNRQGMVSWNIQLTMRYHDRKTITRSRKLSQSIDKEADIFEAAYYLFNEHWNDKPIRLLGVTAQQLEEKAEAFRQLDLFSYTEEVKKEPLYETIQSIRDKYGENSIKKGKDVRTKRNVEGGEKHKGTSFQKDFLRHYRFGSKEEQ
- the rnz gene encoding ribonuclease Z, coding for MDFLFLGTGAGIPAKERNVSSIALNMNQERGSVWLFDCGEATQHQILHTSIRPRRIEHIFITHLHGDHIFGLPGLLGSRSFQGGTSPLTIFGPEGLATFVETALSVSQTHLKYPLQIIEGKEGIVFEDKLFSVEMQKLSHGIPSYGYRVVEKDKRGELLVEKLRDRGVHPGPIYQQLKEGQTVKLDSGEILNGNDYLGPAKAGKKIAVLGDTRPCEASLSLAQDVDVLVHEATFADADREIAHQYFHSTATQAAEIAKKANVKKLILTHISSRYQIKGAQQLKEEAESIFPHTDVAEDFSKYNI
- a CDS encoding aldehyde dehydrogenase, translated to MDQVASEVEEIIEKQKSYYYSQKTKPVSFRLKQLQALKDGIKKYETDVNDALKKDLNKSEFEAYSTELGIVYEEISFSIKNLKKWVKPKKVKTALTHVGSKGYIMPEPYGVTLIIAPWNYPFQLALSPLVGAIAAGNTAVLKPSELTPTVSAVITRIISEVFPSEYIEVIEGGVETSQTLLEQPFDYIFFTGSVPVGKIVMEAASKQLIPLTLELGGKSPCIVHHDANIKLAAKRIVFGKYTNAGQTCIAPDYLLVHENVKEALVEEMKQVVAEFYGSEPIKDDKYGKIVNEPHFDRVASYLNDGQIVFGGKTDRDTLKIEPTFIEGASWDSPVMQDEIFGPIFPMFTYSDLSEVIEKVNNRPKPLALYLFTQSDEVERLINSSISYGGGTVNDTLMHIATPYLPFGGVGESGMGSYHGEGSFHAFSHMKSVLKQTTRFDMSFRYPSAKNGLAMVKRFFN
- a CDS encoding class I SAM-dependent methyltransferase, giving the protein MNELEYQNFYDKVGEINGWDFSQLKCTSEGVKWDFYEEVLKRCQRSDVFLDIGTGGGENILGISSSVHSLVGIDLSKGMMKTAQANLEKSGVSNVRFYQMSADHLQFPVDFFDVVSCNHSPFSSTEVSKVLKEGGTFLTQQVSEADKLNLKRAFGRGQSFKVVDGTLKARYVQQLSDAGFSNIQTFEYDAVNYYQTPEDIIFLLTHTPIIPNFGEDKQDLELLKRFIEQNNTKKGIRTNSKRFMIIAKK
- a CDS encoding NAD(P)/FAD-dependent oxidoreductase; translation: MKTIVILGGGYAGINLINNLKKELKNELGSSVKIILIDKNSYHYRKLLLVKTITEDVDKLKIAIPFQDYLSEGIEFIQGEIVSLNRSAREVNVRVEDNQIANVPYDYLAITLGSIVKEYDEIIGGETLRDEASAHKIRNELIDFLDRTKKQSEDSIQNNDLKVAVVGGGISGIETACELGVWLQGQSRVYGIDPDAVEVLLFDSKSRVLHQAPEHISSKLEKKMESLGVTFISNTRVKQYRDGRIICDNGKMYEVGSCIITNGVEVSPVIKQLNLPLSNHNQLIVNECYEITGIPNVYAIGDCAQIIDTTTNECDGMTCKEAIPQSLRLAKIIKNRLNNHSKQIIHKGLPYKLFFISLGPNDGFVWAQKWGMNFTLSGQIGLRLRKFTWDLASLVKER
- the sigJ gene encoding RNA polymerase sigma factor SigJ — its product is MESSLVQQLFIDYKSLLHSLAYKMTGSVSDAEDIVQDVFTQLKTYELQHQQNTKAFLCKLVTNRCLDLLKSSRKKKELYVGTWLPEPLVSNHDPMNEVIVEEEISIALLILFESLNPVERAVFVLREVLEYDYKTIADIVQKSESNCRKILSRIKKELPNLEHELVMPPPKEHEETVLTFISAFQKGDVTQLINNLHENVIYYADGGGKKAAALRPIVGRESVVLVFGSLSKILANDSYQIYFSKVNGQTGLTIIDPDGSKSVVAFQVEEDKIKNIYYCANPDKVNHLQ
- a CDS encoding thiamine pyrophosphate-dependent enzyme; translation: MAILEDNVSAVTNAEQQVTFESGNEMAALAAAQINYHLMGYFPITPSTEIAQLLDQMKARGEHDITLIAADGEHGSAGICYGASAAGARVFNATSANGFMYMLEQLPVQSGTRFPMVMNLVTRAISGPLDIRGDHSDLYYGLNTGWVILTAQTPQAVYDMNIMALKIAEHSDVRLPVIVAYDGFFTSHQKRKVQYFSDRSTVQKFVGERPEGYANALDFENPVTIGAHMDGNDLINNNFQQSEALYQAGSVFKEVAKEYALLSGREYPMLDLYKMEDAEVALFLLNSAAESAKDAVDTLRAQGVKAGIVSPNMIRPFPSEAIRNALKNVKALLVAERADSYGGNGPNLTHEVKSALQEDKDNETIVLSRVFGIGGKDFFAEDALHFFNLAIETAENGYAKKSFDYYGHTVGKEENRLQQAIEPLHGDAYKTGLIKVTPDEETGKLKVRIPPLRQLTTKPKRLASGHGACPGCGIFPALELFFKGIEGDAVILFQTGCAYVVTTSYPYSSHKQPTIHNLFQNGPATLSGTLEAFHEMKRRGEIDVADDVTFVMITGDGGMDIGMGSAIGTAMRNHKMILLEYDNEGYMNTGSQMSYSTPLGHMTSTTGVGKTQQGKAFHHKDTAQIMASTNIPYVFTGSEAFPQDLVKKAAKAQWYAQNEGLVYGKILITCPLNWKSEDRYGTKIMENAVNSCFFPLYEVERGETMITHDPDAKKKRIPLSEWLTYMGKAKHLLKEQNADMLKSFENEVERRWLQLKAKHENPYL